A portion of the Bacteroidota bacterium genome contains these proteins:
- a CDS encoding sigma-70 family RNA polymerase sigma factor: MTDLELIEQIKNGNTNSFRFLVNKYQKLVWVMVWRMVPRQQDAEDLCQEVFLRVFKSIRHFRGDSKLSTWIGSVTYNTCIDFIRKKGSEKVVLADNNPGMTDVVLKMPEAANPFDLLQKDEVKNMVHELIAQLPVHYRTVITLFYLGEFSLKEIEEITSMQEGTIKSYLNRGRNLIREAFQSYMMKNTREDLNF; encoded by the coding sequence ATGACAGATTTAGAACTGATAGAGCAGATAAAAAACGGCAATACCAATTCATTCCGCTTTCTGGTAAATAAATATCAAAAGCTGGTTTGGGTGATGGTTTGGCGTATGGTACCCAGGCAGCAGGATGCAGAAGACCTGTGCCAGGAAGTTTTTCTGCGCGTTTTTAAAAGCATCCGGCATTTCAGGGGCGATTCAAAACTTTCTACCTGGATTGGATCTGTTACTTATAATACCTGTATAGATTTTATCAGGAAGAAAGGAAGCGAAAAAGTAGTGCTGGCCGATAATAATCCTGGAATGACTGATGTGGTTCTTAAGATGCCTGAAGCTGCTAATCCTTTTGATTTGTTGCAGAAGGATGAAGTAAAAAATATGGTGCACGAGTTGATTGCACAACTTCCTGTTCATTATCGGACAGTGATTACCTTGTTTTATCTCGGTGAATTTTCACTGAAAGAAATTGAAGAAATTACATCCATGCAGGAGGGTACGATAAAAAGTTATCTGAACCGGGGAAGAAACCTTATCCGTGAGGCTTTTCAGTCATATATGATGAAAAATACCCGTGAAGATTTGAATTTTTAA